A stretch of the Rhizomicrobium sp. genome encodes the following:
- a CDS encoding DMT family protein — protein sequence MTWPMVFPILLLCVSNVFMTFAWYGQLKFPTTPVWILILAGWGIAFFEYCFAVPANHFGQRVYSPAQLKTIQEVITLLVFAGFSVFYLGEAIRWNHIAAFGCLVLAAYFSFMK from the coding sequence CGATGGTCTTCCCCATTCTGTTGCTCTGCGTCTCGAACGTCTTCATGACTTTTGCCTGGTACGGCCAGCTCAAATTCCCCACCACGCCGGTATGGATCCTCATCCTTGCCGGTTGGGGCATCGCCTTCTTCGAATATTGCTTCGCGGTGCCGGCCAACCATTTCGGTCAGCGAGTCTATTCGCCGGCGCAGCTCAAGACGATCCAGGAGGTGATCACGCTGCTCGTGTTCGCCGGCTTCTCGGTGTTCTATCTGGGCGAAGCGATCCGCTGGAATCACATCGCGGCGTTCGGCTGTCTCGTCCTGGCGGCCTATTTCTCGTTCATGAAGTAA